The proteins below come from a single Myxocyprinus asiaticus isolate MX2 ecotype Aquarium Trade chromosome 28, UBuf_Myxa_2, whole genome shotgun sequence genomic window:
- the LOC127418821 gene encoding SLAM family member 5-like isoform X1, with protein sequence MWAFILFVISVEVGGEVDDVESVTVMEGSVLRLHSGVVELKGNVQILWTAESARIAQMYNGKIYTHYDERFTCRVQLVQQTGTLTISNIRTNESGIYKALIVNNKQIATREYKVNVYATVSVPAISSSSLDSVHQSSVTLQEKLELCSMLCSVRNDRDVFISWYKEGEMLNQTRSSDLSINLSLPLHLHYNDTQNYSCTAANPVNNKTIYLDMKHFCPHYDDCQQYCGDTEVAVRLVLSGLVGIATVVFLVEHMRFCSTQGRVCSSVC encoded by the exons ATGTGGGCTTTCATCTTATTTGTCATCAGTGTGGAGG TGGGTGGAGAAGTTGATGATGTTGAATCAGTTACAGTGATGGAGGGTAGTGTCCTCAGACTACATTCAGGAGTTGTTGAATTAAAGGGGAACGTACAAATATTGTGGACGGCTGAAAGTGCTCGTATTGCACAGATGTATAATGGGAAAATTTACACCCATTATGATGAGAGATTCACTTGCAGAGTGCAGCTGGTACAACAGACTGGAACTTTAACTATCTCAAACATCAGAACCAATGAATCTGGAATTTATAAAGcattaattgttaataataaacaGATTGCAACAAGGGAGTACAAAGTGAATGTATATG CAACTGTCTCTGTACCTGCCATCAGTAGCAGCTCATTGGATAGTGTGCACCAATCTTCAG TTACATTACAGGAAAAGTTGGAGCTCTGCTCTATGCTCTGCTCTGTTAGAAATGATCGAGACGTGTTCATCTCTTGGTATAAAGAAGGTGAAATGTTGAATCAGACCAGAAGTTCAGATCTCAGCATCAACCTCAGTCTACCGTTACACCTCCATTATAATGATACACAGAACTACAGCTGCACAGCTGCAAATCCAGTCAACAATAAGACCATCTATCTTGACATGAAACACTTCTGCCCACATTATGATG ATTGTCAGCAGTATTGTGGTGATACTGAGGTTGCGGTTCGATTGGTTCTGTCTGGTCTGGTGGGAATTGCCACTGTTGTCTTTCTGGTTGAGCACATGAGGTTCTGCTCTACTCAGGGAAGGGTTTGTTCCTCTGTGTGCTGA
- the LOC127418821 gene encoding uncharacterized protein LOC127418821 isoform X2 gives MWAFILFVISVEATVSVPAISSSSLDSVHQSSVTLQEKLELCSMLCSVRNDRDVFISWYKEGEMLNQTRSSDLSINLSLPLHLHYNDTQNYSCTAANPVNNKTIYLDMKHFCPHYDDCQQYCGDTEVAVRLVLSGLVGIATVVFLVEHMRFCSTQGRVCSSVC, from the exons ATGTGGGCTTTCATCTTATTTGTCATCAGTGTGGAGG CAACTGTCTCTGTACCTGCCATCAGTAGCAGCTCATTGGATAGTGTGCACCAATCTTCAG TTACATTACAGGAAAAGTTGGAGCTCTGCTCTATGCTCTGCTCTGTTAGAAATGATCGAGACGTGTTCATCTCTTGGTATAAAGAAGGTGAAATGTTGAATCAGACCAGAAGTTCAGATCTCAGCATCAACCTCAGTCTACCGTTACACCTCCATTATAATGATACACAGAACTACAGCTGCACAGCTGCAAATCCAGTCAACAATAAGACCATCTATCTTGACATGAAACACTTCTGCCCACATTATGATG ATTGTCAGCAGTATTGTGGTGATACTGAGGTTGCGGTTCGATTGGTTCTGTCTGGTCTGGTGGGAATTGCCACTGTTGTCTTTCTGGTTGAGCACATGAGGTTCTGCTCTACTCAGGGAAGGGTTTGTTCCTCTGTGTGCTGA